Proteins co-encoded in one Capnocytophaga ochracea DSM 7271 genomic window:
- a CDS encoding RagB/SusD family nutrient uptake outer membrane protein has translation MNYRKYIAMLKSNKPSRTIFAVSCIALMSTLIGCNVLDTKEDIYDTDEQIKTNYQVLYDFGYAAYTRLQNRFDAIDGNLFAAVSDEAEYTLSPSNTQVFNEGSWNSTNNPDNTYAYNYEGIQAATYFLEKFPNYASFLKQNRNLITQNDINNYNRDVKSIRALRFENRVLRAYFYFELLKRYGGVPLVKTTLSADSNTHLPRNTVDEVVNYIVSEIDASKDSLITNWGRDFDIGLDGRITKGAALALKSRVLLYAASPLYNPTNDVNKWKAAAEAANELLSLNLYSLDNSYRDLFLGDRSAKSSETILAIRQSATNDLERKNYPIGSAGGNSGITPSHNLVSAYEYKGAPDPNDIYANRDPRLGYTIVTNNSQWNGRTIEIYAGGADNYNAKNASRTGYYLKKFLNDNLDLVQDEKRLRSWVVFRLAEIYLNYAEAMNEAYGPDANNGYALTAKEAINLVRGRTGVEMPAITTASKEEFREKVKHERRIELVFEEHRYWDLRRWKDANTVLNEPLTGVQATKNGNHFSYQVKEVEKRTFTEKMYYYPIPHSEINKSNGIVKQNPGW, from the coding sequence ATGAACTACCGAAAATATATCGCTATGTTAAAGAGTAATAAACCGAGCAGAACAATCTTTGCAGTGAGCTGCATTGCGCTGATGAGTACACTCATCGGGTGTAATGTGTTAGACACCAAAGAAGATATTTACGATACCGACGAGCAGATAAAAACCAATTACCAAGTGTTGTACGACTTTGGTTATGCTGCCTATACGCGTTTGCAAAACCGCTTTGATGCCATCGATGGCAATCTATTTGCGGCAGTGAGCGACGAGGCTGAATATACGCTTTCGCCTTCAAACACTCAAGTTTTTAACGAAGGAAGCTGGAATAGCACCAACAACCCCGATAATACCTATGCTTACAACTACGAAGGCATACAAGCGGCTACTTATTTCTTGGAAAAATTTCCTAACTATGCTTCTTTCTTAAAGCAGAACCGCAACCTTATCACTCAAAACGACATCAACAACTACAATCGCGATGTGAAGAGCATACGGGCTTTACGATTTGAAAACCGCGTGTTGCGTGCTTATTTCTATTTCGAACTACTGAAACGCTATGGAGGTGTGCCTCTTGTAAAAACAACGCTTTCCGCCGATAGTAACACGCATTTACCCCGCAACACAGTGGACGAGGTAGTGAACTATATCGTAAGTGAAATCGATGCTTCCAAAGATAGCTTGATTACCAATTGGGGAAGAGATTTTGATATTGGCTTAGACGGGCGTATTACCAAAGGCGCTGCCTTAGCCCTTAAATCCAGAGTGTTACTCTATGCGGCAAGTCCGTTGTACAACCCCACCAACGATGTGAACAAGTGGAAAGCAGCTGCCGAGGCTGCCAATGAGCTCCTCAGCTTAAATCTCTACAGCCTCGATAATAGCTACCGCGATTTGTTCCTTGGTGACAGAAGTGCCAAAAGCTCAGAAACCATTTTGGCAATTCGCCAAAGTGCCACCAATGATTTAGAAAGGAAAAACTACCCTATTGGCAGTGCAGGAGGTAATAGTGGCATCACGCCTTCACATAATTTGGTAAGTGCTTATGAGTACAAAGGTGCTCCTGACCCTAATGATATATACGCCAATCGCGACCCTCGACTCGGCTATACGATAGTAACCAACAACAGCCAATGGAACGGACGCACGATAGAAATATACGCAGGTGGTGCTGACAACTACAACGCCAAAAACGCTTCACGCACAGGCTACTACCTCAAAAAGTTTTTGAACGACAACCTCGATTTAGTGCAAGACGAGAAAAGACTCCGCTCTTGGGTAGTTTTCCGTTTGGCTGAAATTTACCTCAACTATGCCGAGGCGATGAACGAAGCCTACGGACCCGATGCTAACAACGGTTATGCACTCACTGCCAAAGAGGCTATCAATTTGGTGAGAGGTAGAACGGGTGTGGAAATGCCTGCGATTACTACAGCATCAAAAGAAGAGTTCAGAGAGAAAGTAAAACACGAACGCCGTATAGAACTCGTCTTTGAAGAACACCGCTATTGGGATTTGCGCCGTTGGAAAGACGCTAATACCGTGCTCAATGAGCCACTTACGGGAGTGCAAGCTACCAAAAACGGCAATCATTTTAGCTATCAAGTAAAAGAAGTAGAAAAGCGCACTTTTACCGAAAAGATGTATTACTACCCTATTCCTCATAGCGAAATCAATAAATCTAATGGAATTGTAAAACAAAACCCAGGTTGGTAG
- a CDS encoding RagB/SusD family nutrient uptake outer membrane protein — MKKLIYTTLILVFFSQVFSCKLEDHFLEKSLGSDVNVDSIFSSKQKSLSAIAQAYAMSLQSGITLRYDNGRISGLKAGTLSHLSGEVNDVKFSWEDTYKIQRSGMVASDSDGKALSSDGFVFNYQSIRQCYLVIENIDKVPDLTEVQKKSIKAEMYTLIAYRYEEMFKRYGGVPIIEGTLSVDSDLNIPRATLRATLNHIIALCNKAISDLPDSYNASEKGRVTKGIPMCIKAEALMYAARPLFNSNMPYMSLGGNNNLICFGTQDASLWQQAIEANEQVIRWATANGYQIINTGNPLADYGTAVATPNNREVLLAFKSQSFIEAYNPHSQPGGANSMSYLQLTQYYKTDGTNQTWTGENWESYATYVNKCNELEARFKASAAIAGQQAWNNPSSHYWSSETLANASTWEKRAGSEGAGRRVKFFYMADTRDWFEFPLYRLAEFYLNLAEAYNEAGNPAQALQNLNVIRSRAGLPNVTETGQDVLRKLVQREWAVEFYEENHRYFDVKHWKLTDIANGIIGGEKKGVVFEYAPGKSEGWNAWDYASYAVKPVYTGYWDNSQYLEPFPQSEVNKGYLIQNPGY, encoded by the coding sequence ATGAAAAAGCTCATTTATACCACCTTAATTCTCGTCTTTTTCTCACAAGTATTTTCTTGTAAGTTAGAAGACCACTTCCTCGAAAAGAGTTTAGGAAGCGATGTGAATGTCGATTCTATCTTTTCGAGCAAACAGAAATCTCTCTCGGCTATTGCCCAAGCCTACGCGATGAGCCTGCAATCGGGTATTACTTTGCGTTACGACAATGGGCGCATTAGCGGACTGAAAGCGGGAACGCTCTCTCACCTATCGGGAGAGGTGAACGATGTGAAATTCAGTTGGGAAGACACCTATAAAATTCAACGTTCTGGAATGGTAGCCAGCGACTCCGATGGCAAAGCATTGAGTTCCGATGGTTTCGTGTTCAACTACCAATCTATCCGTCAGTGCTATTTGGTGATTGAGAATATCGATAAAGTCCCCGATCTTACTGAGGTACAAAAGAAAAGTATCAAAGCCGAAATGTATACCCTCATCGCCTACCGATATGAGGAGATGTTCAAACGTTACGGCGGGGTGCCTATTATAGAAGGTACACTTTCAGTAGATTCCGACCTGAATATTCCTCGCGCTACTTTGCGCGCTACCTTAAACCATATTATTGCCCTTTGCAACAAAGCTATTAGCGACCTGCCCGATAGCTACAATGCTTCGGAAAAAGGACGTGTAACCAAAGGTATCCCAATGTGTATCAAAGCCGAAGCATTGATGTACGCCGCGCGTCCGCTGTTCAATAGCAATATGCCTTATATGAGTTTGGGCGGCAATAACAACCTGATTTGTTTTGGTACACAAGACGCTTCGTTGTGGCAACAAGCCATAGAGGCTAATGAGCAAGTGATACGTTGGGCAACTGCCAATGGTTATCAAATCATCAATACGGGCAACCCTTTAGCCGATTACGGTACAGCAGTAGCAACCCCTAACAACCGAGAAGTACTCCTCGCCTTTAAATCACAAAGTTTTATAGAGGCTTATAACCCTCACAGCCAACCAGGAGGGGCAAATTCTATGAGTTACTTGCAACTTACCCAATACTACAAAACTGATGGTACCAACCAAACGTGGACGGGTGAAAACTGGGAAAGCTACGCAACTTATGTGAACAAGTGCAATGAGTTAGAAGCCCGTTTTAAAGCCTCAGCAGCGATTGCAGGGCAACAAGCGTGGAACAACCCTAGTTCGCATTACTGGTCGAGTGAGACTTTGGCAAATGCCTCTACTTGGGAAAAGAGAGCAGGCAGTGAAGGCGCAGGACGCCGTGTGAAATTCTTCTATATGGCTGATACCCGCGATTGGTTTGAATTCCCTTTGTACCGTTTGGCTGAGTTCTATTTGAATCTCGCCGAAGCCTATAACGAAGCAGGTAATCCTGCTCAGGCTTTGCAAAACCTAAATGTTATCCGCTCGCGTGCAGGGCTACCCAATGTTACTGAAACAGGACAAGACGTTTTGCGCAAACTCGTGCAAAGAGAGTGGGCGGTAGAGTTCTATGAAGAAAATCACCGTTATTTCGATGTAAAACACTGGAAACTCACCGATATTGCCAATGGTATCATTGGAGGGGAAAAGAAAGGAGTAGTTTTTGAGTACGCCCCAGGAAAATCGGAAGGGTGGAATGCGTGGGATTACGCTTCTTATGCTGTGAAACCTGTCTATACAGGGTATTGGGACAACAGTCAGTACTTAGAGCCTTTCCCTCAATCGGAAGTGAACAAAGGCTACTTGATACAAAACCCTGGGTACTAA
- a CDS encoding DUF1735 domain-containing protein, whose translation MKTKNITLLLLLFVAFIACKKDDVFEDPGINNIYMPQASLNNGGNEYNVPFGGNSENYTFDETTKKLKIVLGVKNSGLSTDGFAVKVKVDAQATNAYVEKYKNDEKKPAVVLPEGSYTLPESVSVASGKSEESFYLDVDVQKLLADHLDYYKNRIALAVSIYGNERILQNKATTIVVIDGAKFLPTPPEPPKPPVENMIKKDAWKILKQSIDGKITADAKINIVDGNIQYSSGKVGGKFNHVIYQPVNVEKGQTYTYDMHVEIKGQAWGWIQAYVSEHEPEEGKDFGDGKVLELQNNITSPMSGSFAELSAIQDQKTYTAGKTGTLYFVIKIGSWDNNFEDLALSDIVFKKDNSPKPPKPPVETSIKKDAWKILLQGINGGLSEKADITITDGNIHYTSGTEGKMFNHVIYQPIEVSGGETYTYDMTLTAKGKAWGWIQVYISQWEPEEGKDFNDGKVFDLSGEIKTPKSGLMSELASGEKTYTATKTGKLYFVIKIGSWDNNYEDLTFSDIFIKKAP comes from the coding sequence ATGAAAACAAAAAACATTACATTATTGCTACTCCTATTCGTAGCCTTCATCGCTTGTAAAAAAGACGATGTATTTGAAGACCCTGGTATAAACAATATCTATATGCCACAAGCCTCGTTGAACAACGGAGGTAATGAATACAATGTGCCTTTCGGCGGAAACTCCGAAAACTACACTTTCGACGAGACTACTAAGAAATTGAAAATAGTGCTCGGCGTGAAAAATTCAGGTCTCTCTACCGATGGCTTTGCTGTAAAAGTAAAAGTTGACGCACAAGCCACTAATGCTTATGTAGAAAAGTACAAAAACGACGAGAAAAAACCGGCTGTAGTACTACCCGAAGGCTCTTACACTTTACCTGAAAGCGTAAGCGTTGCCTCTGGTAAAAGTGAAGAATCGTTTTACTTGGACGTAGATGTGCAAAAGCTCCTTGCCGACCACCTCGATTACTACAAAAATCGCATTGCTTTGGCAGTAAGCATTTATGGCAATGAGAGAATCCTCCAAAACAAAGCGACTACTATTGTTGTGATTGACGGGGCGAAGTTCTTGCCTACTCCACCTGAACCTCCTAAGCCTCCTGTGGAAAATATGATTAAAAAAGACGCTTGGAAGATTCTAAAACAAAGTATAGACGGAAAAATTACAGCCGATGCTAAGATTAATATCGTAGATGGTAATATCCAATACTCATCTGGTAAAGTGGGTGGTAAGTTCAACCACGTGATTTACCAACCCGTAAACGTAGAAAAAGGACAAACTTACACTTACGATATGCACGTGGAAATCAAAGGGCAAGCGTGGGGCTGGATACAAGCGTATGTGAGTGAACACGAACCCGAAGAAGGTAAAGACTTTGGCGATGGCAAGGTATTAGAACTCCAAAACAACATCACCTCTCCTATGAGTGGTTCATTTGCTGAACTTTCAGCTATCCAAGATCAAAAAACCTATACCGCTGGTAAAACTGGTACGCTATACTTTGTAATAAAGATAGGTAGCTGGGATAACAACTTTGAGGATTTAGCCCTCTCTGACATCGTATTCAAGAAAGATAATAGTCCTAAGCCTCCCAAACCTCCGGTAGAGACTAGCATCAAGAAAGATGCTTGGAAAATACTATTGCAAGGCATCAATGGAGGTCTTTCAGAAAAAGCTGATATCACCATTACCGACGGTAATATCCATTACACTTCGGGCACCGAAGGAAAGATGTTCAACCACGTAATTTATCAGCCTATTGAAGTAAGCGGAGGAGAAACTTATACTTACGATATGACACTCACCGCCAAAGGCAAAGCGTGGGGCTGGATACAAGTGTATATAAGTCAGTGGGAACCAGAAGAAGGCAAAGACTTCAACGACGGTAAGGTGTTTGACCTATCGGGAGAAATCAAAACGCCTAAAAGCGGACTGATGTCGGAATTAGCTTCAGGGGAAAAGACTTATACAGCTACTAAAACGGGTAAGCTATACTTTGTGATAAAGATAGGTAGCTGGGATAACAATTACGAAGACTTAACTTTTTCAGATATCTTTATTAAAAAAGCACCTTAA
- a CDS encoding SusC/RagA family TonB-linked outer membrane protein: MKYKHNILFCSLVGCMLWAGAMQAQSPLNVPEELSTLSTSSVKGEQLLKMPTTNFTNSLFGLLPGLTVLQGGGMDNASLNIRGLGSYNYPSVTYFIDGYQSDFILLSPSEIESITVLKDAAALAPFGMKGAHGIVWITTKRGAEGKPVVGVDFQTGVQMPTVLSKPLSATEYAQLYNEAYSNDAGAWTSFYNIPNDVKYNIDWYDKVLKKSALFDRQDVSIRGGSATTKYFVLLGHAGNSGLYASKNDDSHSSGRFDQYLVKANLDFSMLKIFEGNVNINGRIEDRKSPNYNEYKLWQNLASYPNIIYPAQNPNGSFPGTAIHPDNPYASIRALGIKTLHDRTLGANFNLKEKLDFITPGLYIQQGVSLSSWTRGTRIVSRDYTRMFNGAAQTTHRDSNYKVDDDWGTNQWNRLQLLLGAGYAREFGQNTFQTAVNYLQYVYNIDDNLNGKAGLNNNYAYQNIGGRVFYDWNKRVSAEFGFAFGGSDNYKKGNQFGFYHALSAAYQVFNEQHPSANANINRLKLRASVGTTGNDVYNEGRYLYERYYGSYGGGGFATGNDDPSWHSAIGLKYVPNERIFAEKAYKYNIGVKAKFFNKWDVMIEAFLNKHEGIITPDYSISDIFGATPPYKNIGKVTNRGFEVSTLYSNAAGKLTYSIGANASYAKNKIDYMAEYDASSESSAQTGRPIGTRFGYEATGFYDINDFDSNGNLLPSLPKPSFGNVAPGDVKYRDLNGDNRIDPADKTEIGKSYLPTLTYAGTINLGYEGFDLGVLVQGVQGREVNLLDDARQKTVAFENNGNVYAIAKNRWAYYPAQGIDTRSSAQYPRLSLLSNNNNTQPSTLWIKKANYLRVRYIELGYSVPKRMLDEIGVSKLRIYVNAANLFTFSSLLTDYDLDPEVLSGYPALKSVTMGVSLKF, translated from the coding sequence ATGAAATATAAACATAACATATTATTTTGTAGCCTTGTGGGCTGTATGCTTTGGGCAGGTGCTATGCAGGCACAAAGCCCTCTGAACGTACCCGAAGAATTGTCTACGCTTTCTACCTCATCAGTAAAAGGAGAACAACTCTTGAAAATGCCCACAACGAACTTTACCAACAGTTTGTTTGGGTTGCTACCTGGACTCACTGTATTGCAAGGCGGAGGAATGGACAATGCCAGCCTAAATATCCGCGGGTTAGGTTCGTACAACTACCCTTCGGTTACCTATTTTATCGATGGTTACCAAAGTGATTTTATACTGCTATCGCCTTCCGAAATCGAGTCGATTACAGTTTTGAAAGATGCGGCTGCCTTAGCACCTTTTGGTATGAAAGGCGCGCACGGCATCGTGTGGATTACCACCAAACGCGGAGCAGAAGGCAAGCCTGTGGTAGGGGTAGATTTCCAAACAGGCGTACAAATGCCTACGGTACTGAGCAAACCGCTATCGGCTACCGAGTATGCTCAGCTATACAACGAGGCTTACAGTAACGATGCAGGTGCTTGGACAAGCTTTTACAATATCCCTAACGATGTGAAATACAACATCGATTGGTATGACAAAGTGCTCAAAAAGTCGGCTTTGTTTGATAGGCAAGATGTGAGCATACGCGGAGGCTCGGCTACTACTAAGTATTTTGTGCTATTAGGGCACGCCGGCAATAGTGGTTTGTATGCCTCTAAGAACGACGATTCGCATTCCAGCGGAAGGTTCGACCAATATCTCGTAAAGGCAAATTTAGATTTCAGTATGCTCAAAATATTTGAAGGAAATGTAAATATCAACGGACGTATAGAAGACCGTAAATCGCCTAATTACAACGAGTATAAGCTCTGGCAAAACTTGGCGAGCTACCCTAATATCATTTATCCAGCGCAAAACCCCAATGGGTCGTTCCCTGGTACAGCCATCCACCCCGATAACCCTTACGCTTCTATCCGAGCCTTAGGTATCAAAACCCTACACGACCGCACTTTAGGGGCTAATTTCAACCTAAAAGAGAAATTAGACTTCATCACCCCTGGGTTGTACATACAACAAGGCGTATCGCTCAGTTCGTGGACACGAGGTACGCGCATTGTAAGTAGAGATTACACTCGTATGTTCAATGGGGCAGCACAAACCACTCATCGCGATAGCAACTACAAAGTAGACGACGACTGGGGTACCAACCAATGGAACCGTTTGCAGTTGCTGTTGGGTGCAGGTTATGCCCGTGAATTTGGGCAAAACACTTTCCAAACAGCGGTAAACTACCTTCAATACGTTTATAATATAGACGACAATCTCAACGGCAAAGCAGGCTTGAACAACAACTACGCCTATCAGAACATTGGCGGACGTGTGTTCTACGATTGGAACAAACGCGTATCGGCTGAATTTGGTTTTGCCTTCGGTGGATCGGATAACTACAAGAAAGGCAATCAGTTTGGTTTTTATCACGCCCTTTCAGCAGCCTATCAGGTTTTCAACGAGCAACACCCTTCGGCGAATGCCAATATCAATCGGTTGAAATTGCGCGCTTCGGTAGGTACTACGGGTAACGATGTCTACAACGAAGGTCGCTACTTATACGAACGTTATTACGGTTCTTACGGAGGAGGCGGTTTTGCCACAGGAAACGACGATCCGTCGTGGCATAGTGCTATCGGACTAAAATACGTACCTAATGAGCGTATTTTTGCCGAAAAAGCCTATAAGTACAACATAGGCGTGAAAGCTAAATTCTTTAACAAATGGGACGTGATGATAGAGGCTTTCCTCAACAAACACGAAGGTATTATCACCCCTGATTACAGTATTTCGGATATCTTTGGGGCTACCCCTCCCTATAAAAATATAGGAAAGGTAACTAACCGAGGTTTTGAAGTGAGTACGCTCTACAGCAATGCAGCAGGAAAACTCACTTATAGTATAGGCGCTAATGCTTCGTATGCTAAAAACAAAATAGATTATATGGCTGAGTACGATGCTAGCAGCGAGAGTTCAGCTCAAACAGGCAGACCTATCGGCACACGCTTTGGCTATGAAGCTACGGGCTTTTACGACATAAACGATTTTGACAGCAATGGCAACCTGCTACCTTCACTCCCTAAACCTTCCTTTGGAAACGTTGCCCCTGGTGATGTGAAATACCGCGACCTAAATGGTGACAACCGTATAGACCCTGCCGATAAAACCGAAATAGGCAAAAGCTACCTCCCTACACTCACTTATGCTGGTACAATCAACCTCGGTTACGAAGGATTTGACCTTGGAGTGCTTGTGCAAGGAGTACAAGGCAGAGAGGTGAATTTATTAGACGATGCACGCCAAAAAACAGTTGCTTTCGAGAACAATGGCAATGTGTATGCTATCGCCAAAAACCGCTGGGCTTACTATCCTGCACAAGGCATCGATACCCGTAGTAGCGCCCAGTACCCACGTTTGTCGTTATTGAGTAACAACAATAACACCCAGCCTTCCACCTTGTGGATAAAGAAAGCTAATTACCTAAGAGTACGCTACATAGAGTTAGGTTACAGCGTTCCTAAACGAATGCTCGACGAGATAGGCGTTAGCAAATTGCGCATTTACGTAAATGCCGCCAATTTGTTTACTTTCTCATCACTGCTTACCGATTACGACTTAGACCCCGAAGTGTTATCGGGTTACCCTGCCCTCAAATCGGTTACTATGGGTGTGTCTTTAAAGTTTTAA